TACAGTACCGTTACCATCAACATAATTAATTACTAAAGTATGTTCGTTAGCAGTGTAAGTTACATTAACAGCTGCACCATTTTGTGGGACACCATCTTTTTCTGTTACTGCAGCTGCTGAAACTTCAGTTGCCTTTGTTCCATCTACGTATGAATCATAACCTTTAATTTGTTCTACGCTAGCTGAAGCAAATTCTGCTTTGCCACCTTCAACGAACTTGTTGTTTTCAATCTTACCAACTTTCCAGTCTCCGGTACCAGTTACTACACCAGTTACTAGGTCTTCAACACCATTACGTCCAAAATCAACGTATTGAGTATCAATCTTAGTCCTAGTTTCACCTGGTTTAGTTTGGTAAATGTCACGACTTACACTAGTGAACATATCCTTGTATTTAGGATCAGTTGGGTTAACACTTGGATCAGTTGGAGTAATATTCTTAGTTCCGTGTTTAACATTGTAATCTACAGGTCGTGGATCATCTGAACCGAACTTGTAAGAACTGATAGTTTGTTGATTTGGAACTAGTTTCCAGTTAGTTGGAACATGTCCAGGTACATCAACATTAACAGTTTCATCAGTCTTACCAGGAACATTGTAAGTACCTTCTACAGTACCGTTACCATCAACATAATTAATTACTAAAGTATGTTCGTTAGCAGTGTAAGTTACATTAACAGCTGCACCATTTTGTGGGACACCATCTTTTTCTGTTACTGCAGCTGCTGAAACTTCAGTTGCCTTTGTTCCATCTACGTATGAATCATAACCTTTAATTTGTTCTACGCTAGCTGAAGCAAATTCTGCTTTGCCACCTTCAACGAACTTGTTGTTTTCAATCTTACCAACTTTCCAGTCTCCGGTACCAGTTACTACACCAGTTACTAGGTCTTCAACACCATTACGTCCAAAATCAACGTATTGAGTATCAATCTTAGTCCTAGTTTCACCTGGTTTAGTTTGGTAAATGTCACGACTTACACTAGTGAACATATCCTTGTATTTAGGATCAGTTGGGTTAACACTTGGATCAGTTGGAGTAATATTCTTAGTTCCGTGTTTAACATTGTAATCTACAGGTCGTGGATCATCTGAACCGAACTTGTAAGAACTGATAGTTTGTTGATTTGGAACTAGTTTCCAGTTAGTTGGAACATGTCCAGGTACATCAACATTAACAGTTTCATCAGTCTTACCAGGAACATTGTAAGTACCTTCTACAGTACCGTTACCATCAACATAATTAATTACTAAAGTATGTTCGTTAGCAGTGTAAGTTACATTAACAGCTGCACCATTTTGTGGGACACCATCTTTTTCTGTTACTGCAGCTGCTGAAACTTCAGTTGCCTTTGTTCCATCTACGTATGAATCATAACCTTTAATTTGTTCTACGCTAGCTGAAGCAAATTCTGCTTTGCCACCTTCAACGAACTTGTTGTTTTCAATCTTACCAACTTTCCAGTCTCCGGTACCAGTTACTACACCAGTTACTAGGTCTTCAACACCATTACGTCCAAAATCAACGTATTGAGTATCAATCTTAGTCCTAGTTTCACCTGGTTTAGTTTGGTAAATGTCACGACTTACACTAGTGAACATATCCTTGTATTTAGGATCAGTTGGGTTAACACTTGGATCAGTTGGAGTAATATTCTTAGTTCCGTGTTTAACATTGTAATCTACAGGTCGTGGATCATCTGAACCGAACTTGTAAGAACTGATAGTTTGTTGATTTGGAACTAGTTTCCAGTTAGTTGGAACATGTCCAGGTACATCAACATTAACAGTTTCATCAGTCTTACCAGGAACATTGTAAGTACCTTCTACAGTACCGTTACCATCAACATAATTAATTACTAAAGTATGTTCGTTAGCAGTGTAAGTTACATTAACAGCTGCACCATTTTGTGGGACACCATCTTTTTCTGTTACTGCAGCTGCTGAAACTTCAGTTGCCTTTGTTCCATCTACGTATGAATCATAACCTTTAATTTGTTCTACGCTAGCTGAAGCAAATTCTGCTTTGCCACCTTCAACGAACTTGTTGTTTTCAATCTTACCAACTTTCCAGTCTCCGGTACCAGTTACTACACCAGTTACTAGGTCTTCAACACCATTACGTCCAAAATCAACGTATTGAGTATCAATCTTAGTCCTAGTTTCACCTGGTTTAGTTTGGTAAATGTCACGACTTACACTAGTGAACATATCCTTGTATTTAGGATCAGTTGGGTTAACACTTGGATCAGTTGGAGTAATATTCTTAGTTCCGTGTTTAACATTGTAATCTACAGGTCGTGGATCATCTGAACCGAACTTGTAAGAACTGATAGTTTGTTGATTTGGAACTAGTTTCCAGTTAGTTGGAACATGTCCAGGTACATCAACATTAACAGTTTCATCAGTCTTACCAGGAACATTGTAAGTACCTTCTACAGTACCGTTACCATCAACATAATTAATTACTAAAGTATGTTCGTTAGCAGTGTAAGTTACATTAACAGCTGCACCATTTTGTGGGACACCATCTTTTTCTGTTACTGCAGCTGCTGAAACTTCAGTTGCCTTTGTTCCATCTACGTATGAATCATAACCTTTAATTTGTTCTACGCTAGCTGAAGCAAATTCTGCTTTGCCACCTTCAACGAACTTGTTGTTTTCAATCTTACCAACTTTCCAGTCTCCGGTACCAGTTACTACACCAGTTACTAGGTCTTCAACACCATTACGTCCAAAATCAACGTATTGAGTATCAATCTTAGTCCTAGTTTCACCTGGTTTAGTTTGGTAAATGTCACGACTTACACTAGTGAACATATCCTTGTATTTAGGATCAGTTGGGTTAACACTTGGATCAGTTGGAGTAATATTCTTAGTTCCGTGTTTAACATTGTAATCTACAGGTCGTGGATCATCTGAACCGAACTTGTAAGAACTGATAGTTTGTTGATTTGGAACTAGTTTCCAGTTAGTTGGAACATGTCCAGGTACATCAACATTAACAGTTTCATCAGTCTTACCAGGAACATTGTAAGTACCTTCTACAGTACCGTTACCATCAACATAATTAATTACTAAAGTATGTTCGTTAGCAGTGTAAGTTACATTAACAGTTTCATTTGATGAATCTGGAGTAATTGGTGCTGAAGCTGGAACATATTGCTTACCATCAACAGTTTCAATAGTTGCACCAGTTGCAGTAGCAGTGTAGCCAGGTTTAGTTACTTCATATTGTGAGAACTTCGTTACTGCTTGACTTTCACTATTCTTAGCAGATGCCCAGGTAGTGTAAGTTACTTGTTGACCTGCTGGCTTAGAAAGATCAGTTATCTTAGCACGACTGTAAATTACATGTTGAACAACTGGAGTACTTTCGCCTTCAACATTAATCGTACGAGTAATATCACGATAAATGTCGTGGTTAGTCTTATCATCAACACCTTGATCAACCTTGATTACATTTACAGCTACTGGAACATCAAGGTAACTCTTATCAGGGAAGTTAATTCGTACTGTTGCAGGAGCTTGAGCATTAGCTTTATCAAGACTTGGTAAAGTTTGCCAGTTTACTGAACTAATTTCAGAATTATGATCAGCAGTTAAATCACTAGTATTTACAAGCTTCGAAGCATCCCCTAAAGCAGCCCTCAAATCAGTAACGTCGGAGTTAACACTTGGAATAGTACCGTTAGCTTCTGCACCATAAATGTAAACTGATGGGAATGGATAAGTTGATACTGGACCATTACCATAAATTGGCCAGTTTACACTTGAACTGTCAACAACAGCTGAATACTTAGGATAACCAAATTGATTATTTACCCGGTTAGTATAAGTAATCGTCTGAGTTCCACCATTGTTCTCTGATACCAAACTTGTTGGTTGACCATTACCCTTGATTGCACCTAATGCATTATTGAATAGAACAGTGCCTGCTTCAGTCCAACTAATCTTAATGTCACTAGCATTAATAGATTGTGGAGCATTAACAGTTACACCAGCTGGATTATCACCAGTTTGGGTAAGAACATATGCAGTCTTGTCAGCATTCAAAGTGTAAATATATGGCTTGCTGTAGTTTTGACCACCTTGGTAGTAGCTTAACTTGAAGTTTTCAATTACTGGTCCACCAATGATGTTCTTGTCAGAAGTCTTGTGAGTTACAACATTATTGGCATGAAGGCTGAAGACATGACCATTATCGATAACAGTAACATCACCTTGACCATTTACAGCAACCGGAATTGTTACTGTTTCAGTAGTACCATCTGGATAAGTTACAGTTGCCGTGCCAGTAGTTGCACCAGGCTTTGAAGTATTTGGTTTAGTAGTCCAAGTTGCACTTGTTGGATAACCGTCAACTGGAGTAGTACCACCATCATTCAAGTTGGCAATTCCTTCAGTGGCAGCTGGATTACCGCCAACAGTAGTAGTAATTGATTTAATCTCTGGCTTAGCATTAACAACTACATTAGTTGGAACTTTGTCCTTAGAACCATCTGGGTAAGTTACTACAATAACTGCTGATTTCTTACCTGGAGTAGTAGTTTTGGGAGTAGTTTGCCAAGTATAAGTGGTTCTACTTGGCAAAGTTTCCTTATTACTAATAGCTTCATCAGCCTTGTTAGTTAAATCTTCGCCTTTATTGGCTTTAACATCTTGTCCTTTTGGAATGTACTTTTCAGCATCAGTAGGTCCAATAATATGTAATGGAATCTTGACAAAGTCAACTGAACCATCAGCATAAGTCACCTTAGCCCAAGCCGAATCATTAGTCGTCTTCAAATTACCTGTTGGGTTTTGTGGTTCTGAATAAGGAACTTTGGCACTTGGATCCTTGCTGTCAGTCGGCTGGATCATGATCTTGTTCCATTCAATCTTATCAGTGCCTGAATTGTACCAAGTAACTTTATTAACTAGATTATCAAAATCAGTAATTGCCTTTTCGTCAGGGCCAATTAAGTCCTTAATACCTTTCTTAGCATCAAGATCATCTAAAGTTTGATTAGTTTTACCATTAATGGTTTGTACTTCTGGTTGATATTTATCAAAATCATTAATCTTAACATTTGGGGTATTATTTAATTTGCTACCCATGGCAATTCTTTGTGGACGCCACCAGTTAAAGTTGTTTAAGAAACTGTTTAAGTGCAGTGCTTCTTCAACTTTAGTTGGAATAGCACCATTTTCGTACTTATCAGCGCCTTGGTTTTTTGACATTAAAAAAGTAGCATTAGAATTATAAAGAGTATCAACACCTTTATGGGCAATTGAAGTATTAGGCTGTTGACCTTTACCCATAAATTGACCAGAATTGTTACCCCATTGGTTCTTTGTGTTCAAGTATCTTACATACCAAACATCATTAGGAGTTGTAGTCTTGTTACCTTGATCCCATTGAGCAATTGGAGTTGGTCCGCTAATAGTTGAATTGTTGTACACACCTTCCATCCGGATCAAAGTACCACGAATACTGCCAGTCCGTTGTAAGTTGACATATGCTGGGTTATTAATTTCTAAGACATCAGTACCACTAGTTCCCCATAAATTAATTAAACCAGTAAATGGTGAGGCAGGTTCAGTACCAGCTTTAAATGTACCTGCATTATCTTGTAAATCGAGAGTAGCACCATCACCAACAACAAATTTCAAAGTGGTATTAGTACTTAAACCACCATCACCCATTGAAATTAATGGTACAAGTGTCTTTTCAGTAGTATCACGTATAATAGTCAAACTACCATTGTTAATTAAGCTGGCCGTTTGCTTAGATAATGGACTGGCAACACTAGTCATTGGACCAGCATCTAATGAAATTGGAGCATAGTGGGTACCATTATAATTAGATACTGAATTAGAAGTATTATTTTCAACACCATCAGCCTGATTTGTTTGCTTGGTATGGATAGTTACATTACCCTTTTTACCAATTTCAAGATCATGTGACCAAATTGCAGTTGAGTGACCAGCTGCCATGTTGGCATTCAGAGTACCATTAATAACAGTAACGCCATAGATTGGCTGACCAGCTAATGTTTGACGCCCAGCATAAATACCACGTAAGTCATCTGACTTAGCATTAATAGTAACCCTTGCCCCTTCATTAATTAAAGTTGAAGGATTTTCACTATCACTAGCATTTTCAGTTGAACGAATTACCCAGTTGTTAGAATTAATAGCTTTTCCAGTTACTTTACTATCAACATTAAAAATAGTATCACCAGAGTCAAATCTTACAGTCTTACCAGTTACTAGATTGTAACCACTTGACATATAGTTAAGTGTAATATTGTTTTTACCAGCAAAGTGAACTGGTAAGTTTTCACCATACTTATCAACTAATGGCCGATCATTCAAGTTTGCAGTAACACCATCAAAAGTTAATTTACTCTTTTCGGTATTAGCTTCACTACCATAGAATGACAATGGTGCATAGTCATACTTGCTACCTTCAATTGTTACGTCCTTTAAAGTAATATTCCAAGGGCCAACAGCATTAGTATAGTTCCTGTCTTGGAATGCCAAACTAAAGCCAGCAAAGTTAATGGTGTGACCATTACCATTGATCACTAAATCACGAGCTGAGCCTTTAGAATCAAGCCTAAGGTAATGCCTCTTTGAATCACTTAATCCACAAATAGTTGTACCATTAACCTTATCAGTAATGGTAATGTCACTAGTAACGTTGATCGTGCCAACATTACCATTGTTCATAGCATTAATTAAACTTTGGAAGTCATTTGCATCTTGTGACTGAGTATTTTGAGGAGCTTCTATGAAAGCACTACGTAATGCACTAGCACCTTCCTGCGTTACTTTAGATTCTGCGAGAGTCTTTGCTACATCTTCACTAGCCTTAGTTTGTGCTTTTTGTACGTTTAATACATTTCCACTCTTAGACTTAGCTTGATCTACTGTAGTTTCATTAGCAACTTTAACAGCAGCATTTTCTTGTTGTACTGGCTTACTGATTTCTAAATCATTAGCATTTTGCGTGTCCTTATCAGACTTAGCAACATCAGTAGTGGTCTGCGATTGATCTGCAACAGTTTCACTTTGTTTTGCAGCTTTATTAGCCTTAACTTCTGAAGTCTTATCTTTCAGATCATTGACTTGAATGTCACTCGCCACATTATCACTGGTAGTAGCATTCTCATCTTTTTCAGTCGATGTATTAGTATTATCAGTTGTATCAGCCTTAACTGTTTGAGTATTATTCAAGCCAAAAATTGTAAACCCAATTAATACTGAAGCAGCACCAACCGTGAATTTTCTAATTGAGAACCGTTCTCTTCTTGGCTCCATCTTGCGTAAGCGTTCTTTATAATTATTTTTTGAAAGCATTATAGCAATCTCCTTTTTAACCTAATTATTTATTGTGTCAAATCCAAGTAGAGAAACACTACCCCTACATTTCACTTTTATATCATAACACGCGTGGTGCTAGTTAAATCGTTTTAGTTAATAAAAAAGTCCAATCTTGTTAGACTCGACTTGTAAATAGTAATAATAGAAAAGAGTCTGATCTGATTGAACTGCCTTAAGCTTAAGCGTTTTAGCCACCATTTACAAGTTAGTTTTAAAGATTTAGTGATAATTTGTCGGCACTGGTATCGTTTGTATGCACCGGCTGAGTTTACTCATCGGCGAAATATTGATCAAATTAAAACTACGGACAGTCTGATTTTGGCTTTACTTATCTGGCAAGCTAAGACAGGAATTGAATCACAAAGAAGATTCTGTGAATGTTTCAATTGTTTATCACACTCACGTTTTAATCGGCGTTCACGTCAGCTATTGCAATTGATTTATCAGATACGGCAAGAAATGAATAAAAAGGTTGACCTGAATGGACATTTCTTGATCATTGACAGCTTTCCGGTACCTGTTTGCCAACCAATTCGCAACTATCGTGCTAAAATTTTTCGCGGTTATGCCAACATTGGTTATAAGGCCACCAAGAAAATTTACTTCTATGGTTTCAAAGTTCATGCCATTGTTAGCGATGACGGTTACATTCTTGATTATGTCGTAACAAAAGCATCAGTTCATGATGCCAAGGAGACAGTTGAACTGATGGAAAATGCACATCCATCTAATTACTATCTTCTTGGCGACGAAGGCTATTTAGGCAAAGAACTGCATCAACAGCTAAAACAAATGGGTTATGAACTTTGGACACCATATCGTAAAAATATGACAGGAGCTAAAAAGCACAATGATCATCAATTGATGGCTATTCGCAGAACAATTGAAAGCGACTTTTCGCTTCTGACCTATTACAATGCCGAGAACAATCGAGCACGTAGTCTGATAGGCTTTCAAAGCCGGTTGGAAATTGCAATTTTAGCTTATAATTTGGCTTATTGTCTAGAATGATTTAACTAGCACCACGCGTATTATTTATTCATCGGTATTCGTAGCGGTATACACAATCGCGCCGCCTCTTTCTGCCCTACCGGTAATATATTGTCTTTTTCCATAATTTCTAATAGTCTTTTGAAGATCAAACGCATCTTTTGGCTCAACTTTATACTCTTTTATCTCACCTGAGACTAATTGATCTAGAATTTTCTGATAATCCAAAAATATCACCACTCTTTTAAAATTTTATAATTTTTCCACTATTAATTCTACTATTTATATTCAATTTTCAAAAATATTAATATTTTGTTTGCGGTAACAAAAGCATTTCTTACAAAAAATAAGTGTTTGAGTCTTAGCACTTGACTACAAAGAGTGCTAATAATATAATTTTGGTACAGTTGAAAAGAAAGGCGGTACTATATTTTGCTTTGCCAAAATTGTCATGAGCGGCCCGCTTCTATTCACCTTTTCACTAAGGTTAATGGCCAAAGCCGCGAAATAGATTTATGTCAACACTGTTATCAAGAATTAAAAAATCAACAAGGAAATCAAGGAAAAATGAATAATAATGAATTTTTTGGCGACTTTGATGATTTATTCAACGCATTAAACGGAAATAACAACAATGCCGCAAACAATAATAATGAAATGAGAAATAACGACCCTAGAATGCAAATGGGGGGAGGCGCTGGTAATGGTGGTCAAAACGGCAGAAGCCTACTTGACCAATACGGAACAGACTTAACTGCCCTTGCTAAAAAAGGCAAAATTGACCCAGTAATCGGTCGTGATAAAGAGATTGCTCGGGTTATCGAAATTTTAAATAGAAGAACTAAGAACAACCCTGTTTTAATCGGTGAAGCAGGTGTTGGTAAGACTGCCGTTGTCGAAGGCTTAGCTCAAGAAATCGTAGATGGATCAGTACCAGCAAAATTGCAGAACAAACGAATTATTTCATTAAATGTTGTTTCACTTGTTCAAGGTACCGGTATTCGTGGTCAATTTGAACAAAGAATGGAACAATTAATTAAAGAATTACAACAAAACGACGATATCATTCTTTTTATTGATGAAATTCACGAAATCGTTGGTGCCGGTAATGCTGAAGGTGGCATGGATGCCGGTAACATTATTAAGCCAGCTTTAGCTCGTGGCGAATTGCAATTAGTTGGTGCTACTACCATCAAAGAATACCGCGATATTGAAAAAGACTCTGCTTTAGCTAGACGTTTTCAACCAGTTGAAGTTAAAGAACCTTCAATTGACGAAACAATTCGCATCTTAAAAGGTATTCAAAAACGCTACGAAGACTATCACCATGTTCACTACACTTATGAAGCCATTGAAGCTGCCGCAAAACTTTCAGCACGTTATATTCAAGATAGATTTTTACCAGACAAGGCTATTGACCTTCTTGATGAAGCAGGTTCTAGAATGAACTTAACCATTCCTTATATTGATAAGGATAAAATGCAAGAAAGAATTAATGCCGCAGAGCAATTGAAGGAAGAAGCCTTAAAAAACGAAGATTACGAAAAAGCAGCCTACTACCGTGATCAAATTGAAAAATATGAAAAGGTTAAAGATCAAAAGGTAGATCCTGACAAGTCCCCTGTTATTACTGATAAGATCATGGACAAGATCGTAGAAGAAAAAACAGGGATTCCTGTTGGTGATATTCAAAAGCAAGAAGAAAACCAACTGCAAAATCTAGCTGCTGATTTAAAGGCTCACGTTATCGGCCAAGACAAGGCTGTTGAAAAAGTAGCTCGTGCCATTCGTCGTAACCGAATCGGTTTCAACAAGTCAGGCCGTCCAATTGGTTCATTCCTCTTCGTTGGTCCAACTGGTGTCGGTAAAACTG
This is a stretch of genomic DNA from Lactobacillus crispatus. It encodes these proteins:
- a CDS encoding Rib/alpha-like domain-containing protein, yielding MLSKNNYKERLRKMEPRRERFSIRKFTVGAASVLIGFTIFGLNNTQTVKADTTDNTNTSTEKDENATTSDNVASDIQVNDLKDKTSEVKANKAAKQSETVADQSQTTTDVAKSDKDTQNANDLEISKPVQQENAAVKVANETTVDQAKSKSGNVLNVQKAQTKASEDVAKTLAESKVTQEGASALRSAFIEAPQNTQSQDANDFQSLINAMNNGNVGTINVTSDITITDKVNGTTICGLSDSKRHYLRLDSKGSARDLVINGNGHTINFAGFSLAFQDRNYTNAVGPWNITLKDVTIEGSKYDYAPLSFYGSEANTEKSKLTFDGVTANLNDRPLVDKYGENLPVHFAGKNNITLNYMSSGYNLVTGKTVRFDSGDTIFNVDSKVTGKAINSNNWVIRSTENASDSENPSTLINEGARVTINAKSDDLRGIYAGRQTLAGQPIYGVTVINGTLNANMAAGHSTAIWSHDLEIGKKGNVTIHTKQTNQADGVENNTSNSVSNYNGTHYAPISLDAGPMTSVASPLSKQTASLINNGSLTIIRDTTEKTLVPLISMGDGGLSTNTTLKFVVGDGATLDLQDNAGTFKAGTEPASPFTGLINLWGTSGTDVLEINNPAYVNLQRTGSIRGTLIRMEGVYNNSTISGPTPIAQWDQGNKTTTPNDVWYVRYLNTKNQWGNNSGQFMGKGQQPNTSIAHKGVDTLYNSNATFLMSKNQGADKYENGAIPTKVEEALHLNSFLNNFNWWRPQRIAMGSKLNNTPNVKINDFDKYQPEVQTINGKTNQTLDDLDAKKGIKDLIGPDEKAITDFDNLVNKVTWYNSGTDKIEWNKIMIQPTDSKDPSAKVPYSEPQNPTGNLKTTNDSAWAKVTYADGSVDFVKIPLHIIGPTDAEKYIPKGQDVKANKGEDLTNKADEAISNKETLPSRTTYTWQTTPKTTTPGKKSAVIVVTYPDGSKDKVPTNVVVNAKPEIKSITTTVGGNPAATEGIANLNDGGTTPVDGYPTSATWTTKPNTSKPGATTGTATVTYPDGTTETVTIPVAVNGQGDVTVIDNGHVFSLHANNVVTHKTSDKNIIGGPVIENFKLSYYQGGQNYSKPYIYTLNADKTAYVLTQTGDNPAGVTVNAPQSINASDIKISWTEAGTVLFNNALGAIKGNGQPTSLVSENNGGTQTITYTNRVNNQFGYPKYSAVVDSSSVNWPIYGNGPVSTYPFPSVYIYGAEANGTIPSVNSDVTDLRAALGDASKLVNTSDLTADHNSEISSVNWQTLPSLDKANAQAPATVRINFPDKSYLDVPVAVNVIKVDQGVDDKTNHDIYRDITRTINVEGESTPVVQHVIYSRAKITDLSKPAGQQVTYTTWASAKNSESQAVTKFSQYEVTKPGYTATATGATIETVDGKQYVPASAPITPDSSNETVNVTYTANEHTLVINYVDGNGTVEGTYNVPGKTDETVNVDVPGHVPTNWKLVPNQQTISSYKFGSDDPRPVDYNVKHGTKNITPTDPSVNPTDPKYKDMFTSVSRDIYQTKPGETRTKIDTQYVDFGRNGVEDLVTGVVTGTGDWKVGKIENNKFVEGGKAEFASASVEQIKGYDSYVDGTKATEVSAAAVTEKDGVPQNGAAVNVTYTANEHTLVINYVDGNGTVEGTYNVPGKTDETVNVDVPGHVPTNWKLVPNQQTISSYKFGSDDPRPVDYNVKHGTKNITPTDPSVNPTDPKYKDMFTSVSRDIYQTKPGETRTKIDTQYVDFGRNGVEDLVTGVVTGTGDWKVGKIENNKFVEGGKAEFASASVEQIKGYDSYVDGTKATEVSAAAVTEKDGVPQNGAAVNVTYTANEHTLVINYVDGNGTVEGTYNVPGKTDETVNVDVPGHVPTNWKLVPNQQTISSYKFGSDDPRPVDYNVKHGTKNITPTDPSVNPTDPKYKDMFTSVSRDIYQTKPGETRTKIDTQYVDFGRNGVEDLVTGVVTGTGDWKVGKIENNKFVEGGKAEFASASVEQIKGYDSYVDGTKATEVSAAAVTEKDGVPQNGAAVNVTYTANEHTLVINYVDGNGTVEGTYNVPGKTDETVNVDVPGHVPTNWKLVPNQQTISSYKFGSDDPRPVDYNVKHGTKNITPTDPSVNPTDPKYKDMFTSVSRDIYQTKPGETRTKIDTQYVDFGRNGVEDLVTGVVTGTGDWKVGKIENNKFVEGGKAEFASASVEQIKGYDSYVDGTKATEVSAAAVTEKDGVPQNGAAVNVTYTANEHTLVINYVDGNGTVEGTYNVPGKTDETVNVDVPGHVPTNWKLVPNQQTISSYKFGSDDPRPVDYNVKHGTKNITPTDPSVNPTDPKYKDMFTSVSRDIYQTKPGETRTKIDTQYVDFGRNGVEDLVTGVVTGTGDWKVGKIENNKFVEGGKAEFASASVEQIKGYDSYVDGTKATEVSAAAVTEKDGVPQNGAAVNVTYTANEHTLVINYVDGNGTVEGTYNVPGKTDETVNVDVPGHVPTNWKLVPNQQTISSYKFGSDDPRPVDYNVKHGTKNITPTDPSVNPTDPKYKDMFTSVSRDIYQTKPGETRTKIDTQYVDFGRNGVEDLVTGVVTGTGDWKVGKIENNKFVEGGKAEFASASVEQIKGYDSYVDGTKATEVSAAAVTEKDGVPQNGAAVNVTYTQTLQPTDPTINPNKPGDNSDMFASPTRTINVENPVTGETETTHQTVWFGRTKTVSTDPNVKPTYGKWQLGKVENDKFVADPTGKAEWPEFTAPTFSGYTPSQSTVAKKTVSAETPAETVTITYTNDNNGGGDITGPTEGQVTIIYRDANGNEVGRTTISGTEGSTIDPSSAIKNGVPAGYKIKDGYNAPTSASVSSSITVPVVKTDNGGNTTPSDNNPTDKTPEKDDNSGKKVDHHKAKNNGQNIRTETKHNSGNNQAAGLNSENHSYNSNVHGKRANSNNTAVQAEKNAKTLPQTGEKQDRVSIIGLALASIAGLLGFGVDRKRKHN
- a CDS encoding IS982 family transposase, producing MNCLKLKRFSHHLQVSFKDLVIICRHWYRLYAPAEFTHRRNIDQIKTTDSLILALLIWQAKTGIESQRRFCECFNCLSHSRFNRRSRQLLQLIYQIRQEMNKKVDLNGHFLIIDSFPVPVCQPIRNYRAKIFRGYANIGYKATKKIYFYGFKVHAIVSDDGYILDYVVTKASVHDAKETVELMENAHPSNYYLLGDEGYLGKELHQQLKQMGYELWTPYRKNMTGAKKHNDHQLMAIRRTIESDFSLLTYYNAENNRARSLIGFQSRLEIAILAYNLAYCLE
- a CDS encoding ATP-dependent Clp protease ATP-binding subunit; this encodes MLCQNCHERPASIHLFTKVNGQSREIDLCQHCYQELKNQQGNQGKMNNNEFFGDFDDLFNALNGNNNNAANNNNEMRNNDPRMQMGGGAGNGGQNGRSLLDQYGTDLTALAKKGKIDPVIGRDKEIARVIEILNRRTKNNPVLIGEAGVGKTAVVEGLAQEIVDGSVPAKLQNKRIISLNVVSLVQGTGIRGQFEQRMEQLIKELQQNDDIILFIDEIHEIVGAGNAEGGMDAGNIIKPALARGELQLVGATTIKEYRDIEKDSALARRFQPVEVKEPSIDETIRILKGIQKRYEDYHHVHYTYEAIEAAAKLSARYIQDRFLPDKAIDLLDEAGSRMNLTIPYIDKDKMQERINAAEQLKEEALKNEDYEKAAYYRDQIEKYEKVKDQKVDPDKSPVITDKIMDKIVEEKTGIPVGDIQKQEENQLQNLAADLKAHVIGQDKAVEKVARAIRRNRIGFNKSGRPIGSFLFVGPTGVGKTELAKQLAKQMFGSEDAMIRFDMSEYMEQYSVSKLIGSAPGYVGYEEAGQLTEQVRHNPYSLILLDEIEKAHPDVLNLFLQILDDGRLTDSQGRTVSFKDTIIIMTSNAGQGIKNASVGFTAENEDEANESARNNMSQFFKPEFLNRLDDVIEFNELTKPDLLKIVDLMLQNTNNMVKDQGLHIDVTAAAKDKLVEDGFNPALGARPLRRTIQEEIEDNVADFKLDHAQAKNLKADVVDGKIVISDEANNE